The following is a genomic window from Butyricimonas faecihominis.
TCTTTAGGACCTCCCGTGTTGCGGACCCGAGTCCGCAACAAAGAAATCCGATTGTTTACAAAAACAATCTCCTGTGTCAAGGTTAGAGTCTCCCAGGTAAAGGACTGAATCATCCGACCCGGGAAATAACTTTTTTCAACAATAGCATTCGTAACTTCCTGTAATACTCCGTCAACAACCACTGATGCAACCGCAGTATAAGAGCCCACGGCATAATTGGATGCCATAGACATGGGACCGGAAAAACCTCCTGCCATTCCGACACTATCCGGAATAAAGGCAAATCCATGCCATGCCCCCAAATCGGAGAAAAGAGAAACTCCTTCTCTGATGCCTTGAGGCCAGTTAGATATATTCAGTACATTACGATAGTCAGCCTGTACATTAAAAAACGATTGTCCCGCACACCCGCACAGAAGGATTACAAAAAGCCATATATATTTCATACTATTCCGCTGCTTTATGAATAATCTGTTTTACCGTACCAACATTTTGATCCATCTTCATAACCAAACGTCCCGCCTCATCCGACGCAAATCCCTCTGAATTAATCTTCAAGAGGTAAACTTCACCATTAGCCAATCCAACACACAAATATTCATTAGCATAGAACTCATCCTCCATCGCCTTAATTTCTGCCGGAAAACTATAATACCGTTCCGGCACAATCTCACCCTCCGCATCTTTTCCAAAATAATACAAAACATTACCGGAAGCAATGAAAGCATACGGACAACCAAATCCCCGGCCCCTACCATTATCCGGAATCAACAATAAAATATTATCATTCATCATATCCCCCTTAAATTCCCGTTGAGACTCTGCCACAATATCTTCAGGGTCATCTGTTAATAACATTTGTCCCACGTAAGTTCCATCCGCACGTTTGATGATATTATACAACCCGCCAGCCGGAATATAATAGTCATTCCACCAATACCCGCTTGTTGCTATTAACTCATTATTACCCAAGTTATCCATGGGAATAAATCCATTCGGATAACCAGCACATTTCGGCTCACCAATAGTTCCATAGCTGGAAGCCCCCCGGATATACAAGAATCGTTTTCTCTCTTTTTCATACACGAAAACGTACCCATTTTCTGTATTCATATCATACACGAAACGATCTGCATTCAATTGATGAGCAACCTCTTCACCCACAACATCAGGTTCCATATACACCATCGGATATTGCGAAAAATATCCCGTATGGAAAGCTTCTGAACTAAAATTCTTACGCCCGAATACCCGTCCGTCCTCGGCCAGCAAAAAACTATACCAATCATCAAAGAATACTTGCTTAGGTCTCACGTTCTCCGGGATCACCTGAAATTCTTTCGACAATTCCAAAGATTTTTCCAAATTCGCACCATCTAAGTCAAGACATTTATAAAAATCATCCTGCAGTAGCATAATATGTTCGTCTGTCTGATTTCCTAAATCATGCAGATGAATCTGTACAGGTTTCCCATCCAAAGAAACGCCTTCAATACCTTCATAAATATCATAGATACACCGATCCCACTCCCCTTTCACTCTTTTTAAAAAACTTAATGATGACACTCCATTTTTTTCTGATAAAATCAAAAAACCATCGGAATAAAGTGAACTAACCCTTACCATCGTCTGGGTCATAAAAGTTAATCCACTCAATGTATCAGTTACCTGCAACACCCATTTCATCTGCTCCGGAGCATCCAGGGGAATAATATATTCTATATTTTTCTCCCGGGAAAACACAGAATCAAGCTCCACGGACCATTCGTACTTTAACCCAACTTTCGTTTCCAAATCGAACACGATCTCCGGCTCAATAATCAACGTATCTCCAACAGACACATGATATGATCCATTTACATTTCCGATTGTACCCTCTGCCAAATTGCGATAATCATAATCGCCTTTATCTTCGTAACATCCTGTTATGCTCCAAGCCATCACAAGACACAATATCAATATCTTTTTCATAACATTCATTATTAACCGATTACCGTCACTGTTATTCTAGTTCCATCATCCTCGTATTCCGGATGAGCCTCCAAATAACGCTTAAACTTCAAGGCATACTCCCGTATATATTTTTCCTCAACACCCGTCAGATCAGTCACACCCACTTCCCGACAAAAAATCTCGTATTTCTTAGGAGTAAATCCACCTAAATAATATTTATTAACTGTCTCGTCCCACCATCCTGGAATTGAAATCGCTGAAGTAAAGTATATCTTTGCTTGGCTATAAATAGTTTCACCTATTTCAAAAAATTCATTCGGCTCAATTTGTAATACAACCCGACAATAAGCATCTTCCAATTGAGCCGTTTTCTTCAATACTACAAACACCGAATCGACATTCACACCTTTATGAAAAACCATCTCATCCGGAAATGCAAAATCCGCATCTGAAAGCGGAGATACCACCTTCCCATCTTTCAACAATCCCGACAAAGAATCCACTACACACAACTTGATCGGGCAATCCTCAGTCAATAACTGGCCTCCCAAATTAAATTTCACGGAAACTTCAATCGCATCCTTCCCCTGATGAAAGAAGAAGGTTTCCACGATGCTATCCGTAGCCGGATTATTATAAAAACTCAAATAATTAACACTACTATATGTATCGAACTCATCTTCCTTACATCCGAAAACGGCCAAAAGAAGGAATAAAAAGATAAACTGTCCTTTCATAATCTTTATATTTTTGGTGACCATTATTTCCCTATTGATTTAAAGTTACATCTTCACTATCCGGAATTGCGAAAACAAACGCCTCATCCTTCATTCCCGAATAAAATTCTGTCCCCAACTTCTTATACAAGAAAAACAACTGTCCTTCACCGATAAACGTACGGTAAGCATCATTTATCCATGCCTTATGGTAATCCTCAAGACTTTGTACCGTTACCGGGGTATAGGCACCCGATGCCTGCTTTACCACCGTAATACGAGAAGCTGCCGTCGCATAATCTTTAATAGAGGCATAATACTCTCCCGCAATATACTGCATCTCACTTGTACGAATAATCGGGATGATTTCATTAGGGATCGTTCCTTGATCAGAACTTACAGGAAGATACTTTTTACTCACTTTATTCGCTCCATCCAAATTTTGCATATGATAATACCCACGATAATCATAAGTATCAGATCCCAATATCTTATTTAGTGCCGTGTTCGACACGCATAACACCTTATTGGTTCCGGTATAGTAAGCCTCAAAAAGTTCTGTCAATTTCCGATTACTCAATGCAAATATAACATCCTCATATTGCTTGGGCTTAGCATAATCTCCCTTAACCGGAAAAGACCCGTTATCTATCACTTCCTGAGCTTGTTCTGCCGCTAATTGTAACTCGCCTTTATAATTATATACACGAGCCAACATAGCGGTTGCCGCATAGTAATTCATCCTGAATCCCCGGAAACAATAGAATAAATCCTCTACCGCTCCTGCAGTTCCTAATAAACGATTAGTTGTTCTCAATTGATCTTTTCTCACAGAAGAAACGGTATCAAACGTGGCCAATAAAGTTTTGGCATCTTTTAAATCCCGAATAACTTTGTCCAAATAACCTTGTACATTCTCCCGTTTCTGGAACATCGCAGGATGAGTTTCACAATAAGGAAGATACTCGTTATTATCATTAACAGGCACATATCCCGTTTTATCCCCATTTAATTCAACTGCCACGGGAGCAAACAAGCGTAATAAATCAAAGTGCAAAAAAGCCCGTAAAGCCAAAGCTTCCCCCTTCAACATATTCTTTTCTCCCTCACGCCCCAAAAATTTTGTAACATCCGCCTTATCTATATTCTGAATCAAATTATTACAATTTGCTATTGACTTGTAAGCCCCCTGCCAAATACTCTCTAAAATCCCTTTGACCTCACTATTATCGTAATCACCTTTGTAAGCTTTAGGATAAGCCCCGTATTGATTCATCTTGTCAAAATTATAATATTGAGCCAGCACATCCATAAATCCCCAAGTCAATTGTTGAGCATACATATCCGATTCCGAAATCCGGGAATAAACGCCGTTCAACGAATTACGATACCCTTCCCCGTCTGCAAAAAGGTCTTCTTCATCAACTTCCGATTGCGGAGTGACATTCAACCAGCCATTGCATCCAAACAATAGCGGTAAAAACAATAGTAACAATATTTTGTTTTTCATACTCATCGCATTAATTAAAATTAACTTTAATAGAGAAATTATACGAATGAGCATAAGGAAACTCCGTTCCCCGCTCTTGCTTGATCGTTGAGATTCGGAACAATTCATTTGCACCTAATTCAAAACGAACCAAACCAAATTTATATTTTCGTAAGAATTTAGAATCCAAATCATAACCTAATGTAATAGAATTCAAACTAAGCTCGTTATCCTTCTGCATAAAACGAGATGTCGGTTTTGTGTACCCATCTTGATTTCTAATATCCTTATATTTAGCGTTGTCTCCTGGTTTCTGCCATCTTTGTTTCAAAACACGTTTATCCACATTTTCCTCGTAAATCTTAGCATTCTCAACCTTCGTCACCAAAGTAGAATTATAGGCATCGCCACCAAACTTATACATAAACGAAGCGAACAATGACAAATTCTTATAACGCACATTAAATCCGAAAGACCCCTGAGCATCCGGTTCCGTATCACCGATAATCACCATCTCGTCTCCAGACCAAGTATAAGTAATCGTCCCATCTTTCTTTAAAAACATCTCTTTACCATTTGCCGGATCAATTCCTAAAGATTTCATTCCATATTTGGCCGTATTAGAACCTCCTTCTTCATATTTTGTTAAAATTTCCGAAGACGATTTCAAATTCGAATTTCGTTGGTAATACTGATTTACCCGGTCATTATACCGTTTTAATGCCTCCGAAATCGCTAATATCTCGTTTTTATTATGAGACATATTTCCATAGACAGAGAAATTCCAATCCTGACATCTTACAATCTCGTACTTCACATCCAACTCAATACCTTTATTCAAAACATTACCCATATTATCATAATAATCATTGAAACCAGAGGATGTCGGAATAGCTACCGTGGTAATCAAACCTGTCGTTTTCTTGTGATACCAACTTCCCGTGATAAACAAACGGTCATGCATAAAACCTAATTGGAATCCGGCATCAAAAGTTTTCGTTTTCTCCCAAGATAAAGCCGGATTACCCAATGCTTTCAGTAATGCACCAAATCCGGTACGATACCATTCCTCTGTCAACACCTTGTAAGTTGTTTTTGCCACATAAGGGGGAAAATTCACCTTACCCGTAGCTCCGTATGAAGCTCGTAGCTTCAATGTTGACAACACACCTTGTTGTTTCATAAATTCATAATTATGAATATTAATACCGAGTCCGGCTGACCAGAAAGGTGCAAATTTTTTATCCTTACCAAAATCTGAAGAACCGTCAAAACGACAAGAAGCATCCAATAAATAAATATTATTATACGTGTAATTCAATCCGGCCAAAAAACCAACCATACGACTCAAACGTTCATTAGCAGTCGGCTTTTCATATATTTCCTCGGCATAATTAATAGAGTTCAACGAACCCGATGGGAAACCTTTGTATTGACTGGAACTCCCCTCACTTTTATTTGCCTTAATATTCATCCCGGCAGTCAAATTTATATTATGCCCATTCACCATTTGATTATATGCAAACAAAATATTGGTATTCCAACTAAGTTCTTCACTCTTACTTAAATTATACGAGCCAGAAGACATATTATTTACAGACAATGATTCATTCTTATTTTGTAAAGACTTTGGATCAACGAAACGTTCTGTCGTAGAAAAACGGCGGGTCACACTAAAATCACCCTTTAACTGAAAATGCTCAGCAAACATCCAATTCACACCAAAGTTATCAATTAGCTCTTCATACTTTGATCCACTGAAATTATTCAACGTTGACTCGTACAATGGATTTACCCGTCCCAAATCCTCAGTCGTCATCCCGGATCTATTATGCCATTGAGGCAAATTTTGGGCAATTACCCCATTTTCATCTTTATAACGATCATAAGGCAACGCAGATGTATAACTAGAAAAAGAGCCATATGGAGAATCCTCTGAATTCATCACGCTATAAGAGATATAATTTCGTACTGACAATCCTTTAATCTGGTAATTAATAGAAAAGCCTCCTCCTACTCTCTTTCGGAAAGATTCTTTCATCACTCCTTTATCATTCCGATAACTAAAATCGATTCCATATCGAAGTCCTTGAGCTCCCCCCTCGATATACAAACTATGCTGTGTGTTGAATTCAGTACGTAAAGGTTGCGACAGCCAATAAGTATTCACTCCCCGCACTATATTCGCCTCCTTAGCTAACAATTCCTCCCGCTTAGAATACAATTCGGGAAAAGTCTCTGCCTCATAAAAACCTGCCGCAATTTCCGTATCCAATAATTCTCTGGCATTCATCAAATTATAATCACTCAAATCAGGAGTAGAAACTTTTCCGGTCAAACCATATGTTACAGACAACTGTCCGGCTTTCGGAGCCACGGTTGTAATGACCACCACCCCATTGGCAGCACGAGAACCGTAAATCGCAGTTGCAGCAGCATCCTTCAAAATTGTAATGTTTTGAATTCTATTAGGATCAAAATCGTATAACTTCTCCACACTAATTTCGAAGCCATCCATAATAAATGTTGGTAGATTTGAATTATTTTTCAAATTCGATTTATCCAACGGATCGGCATCCAACGCCTTCACTCCCGTACTGGAAGTACCCCGGATATTCACCTCTGGTAATGCATTCGGGTCTGATCCCCATTTATTATTCTCCCTAATTCTAAAGGAAGGGTCAAAAACCTGTAATGCTTGAATCACGTTTGACTTGGAAACTTTCAGTAATTCCTCTTTGCTCACGCTAACAGCATTTCCGGTAAAGCTCTTTTTATCAATATTGGCATATCCAGTCACGACCACATCCTCCAAAGCACTCGTCTCGATCTTCATCCGTATATTCAGCTTCTTGTCTCCTTGTACTTTTATCTCCTGTGTTTCATAACCGATAAAGGAAACAAGTAATATCAACGAGTCTTTAGCAGGCAGAAGCAATGTAAAATCTCCCGTCTCATTAGAGGTTATACCGATCGTCGTACCTTTCAATATAATCGTGGCACCCGGCATGGGCTCACCCCTCTCATCCTTTACATTTCCTTTCACCACAATCTCCTTCTTTTCTTGAACAACCACCTCTTCTTTCTCGGAAATAACATATACCCCATCTACTTCCTTGTACATATACTTTGTCCCTTGCAAACATTTATTCAGAATCTCAGGAAGAGCTTTGTTCGTCAATACGACATTAATCCTCACGGATTTATCTATCCGCTCATGATTGTATAATATCTTTCCACCCGTTTGTTTGCTTAAATGTCCCAAGGCATCCAAAAGAGACATATTTTCAAACTTAACACTCATTTGTTGCGTTTGGGCTGAAACCTCTTCCCTTAGCATGGTCCCGTAAGCCAGCAACAGAGTCACGAAAATAAACAAGAATTTCCGCAATTGAATCACAACTTTTTTCATCATAAGTTATTGGTTTTAATTTATATGATTAAAAAACATTAGTATATAGTATTCCCCTTATTGAACATTTTCACGTTCAATATCACACATTATTTACTCAAAAATTCCTTATTTCTTCGATCGGGAAATGAGTACTTTACCTTTTTCTAAAGAAAAATCCAAATGGGTAGCAAACTCCAGTATATCAAATACTTTTTCAATATCGGTATACTTGGGCACATTCCCTGTAAAGTGTAATTCCCGAATGCCCGGGTCCGCATAACACACCTCAATTCCATACCAACGAGCCATCCGTTTCATAATCGACTCGAGTTTTTCATTAAAAAAGTAAAGCCGATCTTCCATCCAAGACGTATAAGGCAAAATATTCACCTCTTTCACCGATAAGGATTGTTCTTTGATCAAGGCTTGCTCCCCGGGGCTCAATACTTTTTTCTGATCCCCAAGAGCTACCTCAATCTTTCCCGAGGCAAGAGTTGCCAAGCCAAATTCATCATCATTATAGCAACTCACATCAAAAGATGTCCCCAAAGCCTTCACCGAAAAAGTGGCACAATTCACAATAAAAGGTTTTGACGTATCCCTCGCCACGTCAAAAAACGCTTCACCCTCCAAATATACTTCCCGGGAAGTTCCCACAAAATTAACCGGATACTTTAACCGGGAGGTTGCTGCCAACCACACCTTTGTACCATCTTCTAGAGTCAGACAATATTCTGCACGGGCGGGGACACTCAATGTATTATAAATTAATTCCTTGGAAATGTCATCATGATTCTCGTACACGATTTGATCCCTTTTCTCCGTCATCCTAATTTTCATCCCGTTCTTTTCCAGTACTCCAGTCGAATCGAACTGACTAATGTTCACCCGCTCCCCGTTAGAAAGAAACAACATAATACCATCCTCATTAGCAGTAACCTCCACACTTGACTCCACGTCTCCCGTCTTCAGTAACCACCAAGCAAACAAAATCACAAACGGCAACAATACGGCCGCATAACGCACAAAATAACGTCGCAACATCCGTACCCGTTCCTTCTTCCGGGTTTCATCCAACACCCGATTCCACACCAATTGTCGATTAAACGATTTTTTAATCCTCAAATCGCTCGCTGCTTGTAGTAAAGCCTCCTCGTAGCACTTCTGATGCTCCTCAGACTCCTTTAACCACACCACGAACTCCACGTCATCATGAGGACGTTTCCCTCGTAAAACCTCTTTCAGAATATTCATATTTGATCTATATTCTTCCATATTCAAATAGCCTTTCATTAACAAGTCACATCAACTTGAAAAAAGTATTACTCGGATTTCAGAAAAATCAACAAAAAAAAAGGAAATTGTTCTTTAGTCAATTTTTCCCGTAAAATCCGATACGCTTTACTTACTTGTACTTTTACTGTATTTACCGATATATCATACTTTTCCGCCACTTCAACATAGCTACATTCCTCGATGCAGGCATCCACAAAAATTGCTTTACATTTTTCCGGCAAAGAATTAATTGCCAAATGAATTTTTTCGCTTAACTCTGCCCGTTCCATTTCATACTCCACACAAGAAGGATCCTCCAATTCCTCTGACAATTCCGTATCCCTATATTTCGTCCTTGTCGCATTTAATGACGCATAATGTATTGCAGAGAAACAATAATAACGGAAGGATTTATAAATAGACAACTTCTCCCTATTCACCCACAATTTCACGAAAAAATCCTGAACTATATCTTCTGCCGTACTTTTATTACCGGTAATCCGGTACGCCACAACATACAAGTCAGGAGAATATTCATTAAAAATATTCTCAAAACAAGAACGATCTCCCTGCTTTAACCCCTTAACATCATTCATTTCCAACTCCATAACGGATTGTATTTACACATTTACATCTTGCACCCAAAAAGAACCGTTTTTATAGGCCTACCATACATACAAGCTCATAAAAATCTCACTAAACGATCGTTTAATAATTACTAGTTATTACCACTCCTTCAATTTTTTCTTTCCTAATTATCAAACAATTATTCTTTTATCAATTTTCCAATTCGTCCTGATCATTAAACGATCCTTTAATTAACACAAAAATAAGAATAATTTATTACATCGAGAGATTTATAACCATTTTAGTATCATTCTATATGTCCGACAATATATAAAATTCGGTCCCACGACTTGCTCCTACCCGTGAATTTTCAATCCGAATAAAATTAAGAAATCTCAGGAGAGATAAGTTTCGTCATCTTCCCCAAGATTTCTCAATTTCAACAAACCCTGACATCATATAAACATGATTTATTCCTCTTAATTATAATCTATTTTATAACATTCATTAGTCACAACTCATTATTAATATAAAATTATATTCAATTTAAATCTAACAGAAACACTTCCTTTCCTATTAAATATTTCTAAATCATACTCACCCTCATCTGCCTCCCGAACCTCATCCAGTGTAATGATCATGTCATTTCCTATTATATGAAGAGTATAATCTCTTTGAAGACGTTCTTTTGCTCCATATTTATTTATTTTTGTCAACACACCATCAACTTGCAAATCTGAAATAAAAGTAACCTTAAAACTCACGTTACTTCCTCTAAAAACAGTAATAGTTGAAGGCGGCGGTGCAATAATTATAGGAGCCCCCACAATATCACTTAGCATACCAACTTTTTGAGTTTGTTCTTTAGGCTTTTGACCATAATCTACAGTAAAAGACATTAAGCTAATCAAAGAGATTAATGCAAAAATCAATAATAAATGTTTTTTCATAATTCATTGTTTTGTAGGTTAATAATATGGTTATAACAAATATAAGTTGCTACATTTTTTATTTATTCTAATAGGATTTCATATATAAGTCACATCAACTAAAAAAAAGTATTACCCTAATTTCAAAAAAATAATAAAATTATGATACAAAAACTTACAGCTTTACCCACAGGAATAAATATTTCTCTGTAACATTCTCTGTCAAACCGGTCAACTGGTTAGCAGCCTAACCAAAAACAAGATTATTCCTCCTATTGTTTAACCCATTTTACTGCATCTGCCACAATCTCTTGAGGCAGACAACCGTATTTTGTCTCAAACTTATCCTTTCGATCTTTATCACTCAATGTGACTTTTGCCTCTTTTAAGAAATTAAATACCCCCAACGAGATCCATCCCGCCTCTTTGCTATCTACTGTTGCAATCACATTATATTCTTCTTCTCCATTACAAATCGTGTAATGAAGTTCTTGTTTAGGATCTACCGCTGTATTAACAGGCTTCGTATGATAAAAAAACACCTCATATTCACCCGGCTGTGACAATACTGTATTCCATTCTACACGTGATCCACCCGAACCGGCTCGTTTATAAAAAGCACTTCGCACAGGCATACCGTAAAAATTATTATCAATAACAGGCTTCCAAGTATCCGGTTCCCCCGCTCTTGTTTGATATTCTTGCGGTCCTTCCTCGCCTCGAAACAAAGACACGATATCAAAACCTTTCGCCTTTATTATCCTAAAACAGGGATCTTCGTTATCAACGATAATTTCATTCGTATTTTGGAAAAATGTCATCGAATCCAAATTAAAAATCCCAGTCACGGTATCACCAAGAACTCTTTCCGGTTTTTCCAATCTAACAGACATTGCACATGGAAAATTTTCAGCTAAAGGCATATTCAAAGAATAATTATTAGTAATAAGTCCCATGTTTTTCCGGTTACGAACCTTAATTTCCCTCCCTTCATGAGGTGGAATAATCCACCCCTGCATATCCATTGTCATGATAAGTCCCGGCACATCACTCCGATTAAATACTTTAAAACGACAAAATATATCAGACGAAGAAAAAACATCCTTTCCTCCAAGATGAAACGCCTGAAATTCACGTATATCCAATTGTGGTAAACCTTTCGCATGATACCATTTTTCTACGAGAGAATCCAACCTAAAACCAAACGCCTGTTGAAACTTTTGACAATACACAGCCCAAGAGACTTCTGCAAAATGCGTACTAGCAATGGAATCCATATGAAATTTACAAAATTCACCACTCTCAATCTTCAACATCAGATACGTGAACAATTCTTCGCTTTTCTTAAGAACTATACCACGAACCACTTCTGGCGACAAAGCACGATCCTGCAAAGCATCCTTTAAACTATTGTTTTTCAAATAATGTACAGCTTGCCAATGATCAGTCACGGTTATACCACCCCCACG
Proteins encoded in this region:
- a CDS encoding RNA polymerase sigma factor, giving the protein MELEMNDVKGLKQGDRSCFENIFNEYSPDLYVVAYRITGNKSTAEDIVQDFFVKLWVNREKLSIYKSFRYYCFSAIHYASLNATRTKYRDTELSEELEDPSCVEYEMERAELSEKIHLAINSLPEKCKAIFVDACIEECSYVEVAEKYDISVNTVKVQVSKAYRILREKLTKEQFPFFLLIFLKSE
- a CDS encoding SusC/RagA family TonB-linked outer membrane protein, which translates into the protein MMKKVVIQLRKFLFIFVTLLLAYGTMLREEVSAQTQQMSVKFENMSLLDALGHLSKQTGGKILYNHERIDKSVRINVVLTNKALPEILNKCLQGTKYMYKEVDGVYVISEKEEVVVQEKKEIVVKGNVKDERGEPMPGATIILKGTTIGITSNETGDFTLLLPAKDSLILLVSFIGYETQEIKVQGDKKLNIRMKIETSALEDVVVTGYANIDKKSFTGNAVSVSKEELLKVSKSNVIQALQVFDPSFRIRENNKWGSDPNALPEVNIRGTSSTGVKALDADPLDKSNLKNNSNLPTFIMDGFEISVEKLYDFDPNRIQNITILKDAAATAIYGSRAANGVVVITTVAPKAGQLSVTYGLTGKVSTPDLSDYNLMNARELLDTEIAAGFYEAETFPELYSKREELLAKEANIVRGVNTYWLSQPLRTEFNTQHSLYIEGGAQGLRYGIDFSYRNDKGVMKESFRKRVGGGFSINYQIKGLSVRNYISYSVMNSEDSPYGSFSSYTSALPYDRYKDENGVIAQNLPQWHNRSGMTTEDLGRVNPLYESTLNNFSGSKYEELIDNFGVNWMFAEHFQLKGDFSVTRRFSTTERFVDPKSLQNKNESLSVNNMSSGSYNLSKSEELSWNTNILFAYNQMVNGHNINLTAGMNIKANKSEGSSSQYKGFPSGSLNSINYAEEIYEKPTANERLSRMVGFLAGLNYTYNNIYLLDASCRFDGSSDFGKDKKFAPFWSAGLGINIHNYEFMKQQGVLSTLKLRASYGATGKVNFPPYVAKTTYKVLTEEWYRTGFGALLKALGNPALSWEKTKTFDAGFQLGFMHDRLFITGSWYHKKTTGLITTVAIPTSSGFNDYYDNMGNVLNKGIELDVKYEIVRCQDWNFSVYGNMSHNKNEILAISEALKRYNDRVNQYYQRNSNLKSSSEILTKYEEGGSNTAKYGMKSLGIDPANGKEMFLKKDGTITYTWSGDEMVIIGDTEPDAQGSFGFNVRYKNLSLFASFMYKFGGDAYNSTLVTKVENAKIYEENVDKRVLKQRWQKPGDNAKYKDIRNQDGYTKPTSRFMQKDNELSLNSITLGYDLDSKFLRKYKFGLVRFELGANELFRISTIKQERGTEFPYAHSYNFSIKVNFN
- a CDS encoding immunoglobulin domain-containing protein, which produces MKKHLLLIFALISLISLMSFTVDYGQKPKEQTQKVGMLSDIVGAPIIIAPPPSTITVFRGSNVSFKVTFISDLQVDGVLTKINKYGAKERLQRDYTLHIIGNDMIITLDEVREADEGEYDLEIFNRKGSVSVRFKLNIILY
- a CDS encoding RagB/SusD family nutrient uptake outer membrane protein, with product MKNKILLLLFLPLLFGCNGWLNVTPQSEVDEEDLFADGEGYRNSLNGVYSRISESDMYAQQLTWGFMDVLAQYYNFDKMNQYGAYPKAYKGDYDNSEVKGILESIWQGAYKSIANCNNLIQNIDKADVTKFLGREGEKNMLKGEALALRAFLHFDLLRLFAPVAVELNGDKTGYVPVNDNNEYLPYCETHPAMFQKRENVQGYLDKVIRDLKDAKTLLATFDTVSSVRKDQLRTTNRLLGTAGAVEDLFYCFRGFRMNYYAATAMLARVYNYKGELQLAAEQAQEVIDNGSFPVKGDYAKPKQYEDVIFALSNRKLTELFEAYYTGTNKVLCVSNTALNKILGSDTYDYRGYYHMQNLDGANKVSKKYLPVSSDQGTIPNEIIPIIRTSEMQYIAGEYYASIKDYATAASRITVVKQASGAYTPVTVQSLEDYHKAWINDAYRTFIGEGQLFFLYKKLGTEFYSGMKDEAFVFAIPDSEDVTLNQ
- a CDS encoding FecR family protein, encoding MEEYRSNMNILKEVLRGKRPHDDVEFVVWLKESEEHQKCYEEALLQAASDLRIKKSFNRQLVWNRVLDETRKKERVRMLRRYFVRYAAVLLPFVILFAWWLLKTGDVESSVEVTANEDGIMLFLSNGERVNISQFDSTGVLEKNGMKIRMTEKRDQIVYENHDDISKELIYNTLSVPARAEYCLTLEDGTKVWLAATSRLKYPVNFVGTSREVYLEGEAFFDVARDTSKPFIVNCATFSVKALGTSFDVSCYNDDEFGLATLASGKIEVALGDQKKVLSPGEQALIKEQSLSVKEVNILPYTSWMEDRLYFFNEKLESIMKRMARWYGIEVCYADPGIRELHFTGNVPKYTDIEKVFDILEFATHLDFSLEKGKVLISRSKK
- a CDS encoding PKD-like family lipoprotein; the encoded protein is MKKILILCLVMAWSITGCYEDKGDYDYRNLAEGTIGNVNGSYHVSVGDTLIIEPEIVFDLETKVGLKYEWSVELDSVFSREKNIEYIIPLDAPEQMKWVLQVTDTLSGLTFMTQTMVRVSSLYSDGFLILSEKNGVSSLSFLKRVKGEWDRCIYDIYEGIEGVSLDGKPVQIHLHDLGNQTDEHIMLLQDDFYKCLDLDGANLEKSLELSKEFQVIPENVRPKQVFFDDWYSFLLAEDGRVFGRKNFSSEAFHTGYFSQYPMVYMEPDVVGEEVAHQLNADRFVYDMNTENGYVFVYEKERKRFLYIRGASSYGTIGEPKCAGYPNGFIPMDNLGNNELIATSGYWWNDYYIPAGGLYNIIKRADGTYVGQMLLTDDPEDIVAESQREFKGDMMNDNILLLIPDNGRGRGFGCPYAFIASGNVLYYFGKDAEGEIVPERYYSFPAEIKAMEDEFYANEYLCVGLANGEVYLLKINSEGFASDEAGRLVMKMDQNVGTVKQIIHKAAE
- a CDS encoding DUF4843 domain-containing protein, with the translated sequence MKGQFIFLFLLLAVFGCKEDEFDTYSSVNYLSFYNNPATDSIVETFFFHQGKDAIEVSVKFNLGGQLLTEDCPIKLCVVDSLSGLLKDGKVVSPLSDADFAFPDEMVFHKGVNVDSVFVVLKKTAQLEDAYCRVVLQIEPNEFFEIGETIYSQAKIYFTSAISIPGWWDETVNKYYLGGFTPKKYEIFCREVGVTDLTGVEEKYIREYALKFKRYLEAHPEYEDDGTRITVTVIG